CGCCGTCGAGAATAGCACCACTGAAGTCTGCACCAGTAATGTCCGTGCCATCGAAAGTCGAACGTAGCAGGATTGCTTCGGCAAGAATGGCGTCGCTGAGGTCGGCACCTGTCAAGGCGATTTGATCGACCATCGCGAATCGGAGGTTCGCTCCGTGCAGGTTGGCTTTAGTCATGACCGAAGCGCTGAAGATGGAACCGCGCAGGTCGGCGTGACTGAAGTCGGTCAGCTCGAGATTGGCGTTGGAAAATTCGGCGGCGCGCATGACTTGCCCGGAAAAATCGCGACCGGTGAGTTCGGCGTTGCTGTAGGACAGAGGTGGTGGGTAGTACTTGCTAGCCTGGGCGCGAGCGGGCAGCGGCCCGAGTGCGGCCCAAGCAACGCAGGCGATCGCGAGAAAGTGCCAAAAGCGGATCATGGTCGCAGATAGAGAACACGAGAGCAGGATCGTGCAGTGCAGTTCTCACCCTAGCATCGCGACGGTTCGGGACGAACGCGCTAGGGTCAGCCGCAATCTCGCCGCGCCGACGTGGGTTGGGGGTGACGATCGCTCCATGGACCCGGCCAGGGAATGCCGCCGACTTCGAGACCGCAGGTGTCGCTTTTGGCAGTGAGACGCGTGCGACCGGCGCGATCGCGCAGCTCCAGAATCAAACGACCGTGCATCGTATCGCGGCAGCAGTAAACTAGACCGCGCTCGGTAGGCGCGCGCAGTAGCGTGCCGGGACGGGAGCTCGTCCCGCTGAGGGAAACTGTATAGTCGGTATTGCGCGCCTGCATCTTCCATTCTCCCCAGGGCTGTACCTGCCAGTGCACCTCGGCGTTCCAGGGAACGAACTCGTAAAACATGCCGCGATAGTGCAAACAGATGAGTGCTACGTCTTCGTCCCACCACAAAATCTCGCGCCGGCCACCACCAGCGGTTAGGGCTAAGTCGGGTTCGTCGTGAAAGCTATTGCAGTTGAGCCAGAACCACGTGCGTGGAAAGGCGCGACCCCAGTTTTTCTCGCTGTAGGCGGGCGCGCCGGCAAACTCGTAGCGTACGCCGTTCCAGTCGATCCAGCCCGTGGCGCGGCCGTGCGCCAGTAAGATCTGCCAGCCTGGCTCGAAGATCGGCAAAAATGACAGCCAGCCGGCGGTGGATTGTTGCGAGCGCTGCGGATTGCCCCAGCCATAAACCGGCTGGATGGTGTAGTGCCATCGGCACCAACGCCCGCTCCCCGGATCGCGAATTGCGCCTTGATTAAGCTGTGCGGTTGCTTGATAGCCCGAACGTACCTCGGTGAAGAAGGTCTCTGGATCCAGTTCCCGCAGTAGATCGTCGCGGACCGTGTCTGCGGCAATGTGACCCAGCGCAAGGCGGTCGCGATCGGCCCAGAATCCGCGCGGATTTGGAAAGGTACGACAAAGGTAGCCGTCATCGGGACCGAGAATCTGGGCGGCACCCCCGCTGTGGGGCCGACCGCCTGCAGGATCCTCAATGGAGTACATGAACGCGAACGTCTGCGCACGCTCGGGTAGCGTTACGCGATAGTACCAGCCTTCGAAAAAACGTTCGCTGCTGCCTGTCCAGTGATAGCCGCTGTGAGGGGTCTGTAACGGGACGGCGAGCGATCGTTCGCTGGGCATTAGCAAACTGATGAAAGATGTAGCAACGGAAGAGAGCGTCCGGTCATTGTCCGGGTCAGGAATTTGGGCTTGTCTTTTTTCTAGCCTTGAGATGCTCGAATTGACTCCTCAACAGCCATAGTAAATTGCTGGAGATGCATGAGACATCAAGAAAAAAAGGCCTTTACTCTCGATTTAGCTAGAGCGAACCCGCTTTTAGCCCGAGGGTGGTTTTGAGAGGTGCTCGATAACGATGAGCTGAGCGATGATAATGGACGCGAAAGCCGTCAGCTGCTCTAAGTAGCAGCGTCCCTGAATGACTCGCTCGCCGCTCGTTTGACAGCGAGCAAGGACGACCCAATCCTTAATCCTGAGGCGATCGACTGTGCTTGCCGTCGAAGTCGAACATCTAAGCAAAAATTATCCTGTTGCCGTCAAGGATCCCGGACTGGCGGGGGTGCTCAAGCATTTCTTCCGCCGCACCTATCGCGACGTCAAAGCAGTTCGAGATATTAGCTTTACGATCGCCAGCGGTGAGATCGTCGGATTCTTGGGGCCGAATGGGGCGGGTAAGACAACTGCCCTGAAAATGCTATCGGGATTGATTTACCCCACAAGCGGTCGCGTGCACGTGGCGGGGTTCGTACCATACCGTCGAGAACGCAAGTTTCTGCGCAAGATGAGCCTTGTGATGGGACAGAAACAGCAGTTGCTCTGGGACCTGCCGGCAATCGACTCGCTACGGATAAATGCCGCCGTTTACGAACTGACCGATGCGGAGTTTCGGCAGCGCGTCGGGGAGTTTACGGAGTTGCTGAACCTGGAGGGCAAGTTATCGCAGCCGGTGCGCAAGCTTTCCCTCGGAGAGCGTATGAAGGCGGAGCTGCTGGCTGCGCTACTGCATCACCCGCAGGTGTTGTTCCTAGACGAACCAACGCTCGGATTGGACGTGAATGCTCAGGAGGCCGTGCGAGGTTTTTTGCGAGCTTACAACCAGCGATATAGAGCCACGATTTTGTTGACCAGTCACTATATGGCAGATGTAACAGCGCTGTGTCCGCGCGCAATTTTGATCGCGAAAGGCAATATCTTTTTTGACGGTTCTTTGGATGGGCTGCAGGCTCAGTTTGCCCCTTACCGGGAAGTGAAAGTGGAACTCGTGCAACCGCTGCCGGAGGAAAAGCTGTCGGCGTTCGGCGAGCTGCAGTCGGTGGACGGTCGCGAGGTTCGATTTTGCGTGCTTCGCGAAGATCTGACGGCAATGACAGCACGCTTGCTTGGACAACTAGACCTCCTCGACCTGACCGTTACCGACCCGCCCATCGAAGCGACGATCGGCCGCCTATTCCGGCAAAGCAATCAGTCTTCAGCGGAGTCAGCGGCTGACACGGTGCGTTAGACGGTCCCCTCAGGAACGCATCCCAACCCGATCTACTTCGGATCGCCGCCGGGTAGCAATCTGGGCAATACATCCCCGGTGTGTTCCGCTTTGTGGTTCGAGCACTCCATCCCTCTATTGTGCACGACATACTTAGTACAAGGCGCATTTCGGAGAGAGCGCTCAGCGCTTTAGCGCCATTGCCTTCTGCCTGGCTTGGCAGCGTTCACTCCTCGCGAAGGCTGCCAAATTACCTACCACCGGCGAAAATCTGCCTCGCGCCTGCGGTCATAAACCGTGCAATTGGAAACAGAAAACTTGCGTATTCGTATCTACCTCGATCGGCTGGAAAACCCGCTCTTTTGCCTG
The sequence above is a segment of the Rubidibacter lacunae KORDI 51-2 genome. Coding sequences within it:
- a CDS encoding pentapeptide repeat-containing protein; the protein is MIRFWHFLAIACVAWAALGPLPARAQASKYYPPPLSYSNAELTGRDFSGQVMRAAEFSNANLELTDFSHADLRGSIFSASVMTKANLHGANLRFAMVDQIALTGADLSDAILAEAILLRSTFDGTDITGADFSGAILDGAQVRELCERASGRNSQTHIDTRASLRCP
- a CDS encoding tocopherol cyclase family protein; translation: MPSERSLAVPLQTPHSGYHWTGSSERFFEGWYYRVTLPERAQTFAFMYSIEDPAGGRPHSGGAAQILGPDDGYLCRTFPNPRGFWADRDRLALGHIAADTVRDDLLRELDPETFFTEVRSGYQATAQLNQGAIRDPGSGRWCRWHYTIQPVYGWGNPQRSQQSTAGWLSFLPIFEPGWQILLAHGRATGWIDWNGVRYEFAGAPAYSEKNWGRAFPRTWFWLNCNSFHDEPDLALTAGGGRREILWWDEDVALICLHYRGMFYEFVPWNAEVHWQVQPWGEWKMQARNTDYTVSLSGTSSRPGTLLRAPTERGLVYCCRDTMHGRLILELRDRAGRTRLTAKSDTCGLEVGGIPWPGPWSDRHPQPTSARRDCG
- a CDS encoding ABC transporter ATP-binding protein, with protein sequence MLAVEVEHLSKNYPVAVKDPGLAGVLKHFFRRTYRDVKAVRDISFTIASGEIVGFLGPNGAGKTTALKMLSGLIYPTSGRVHVAGFVPYRRERKFLRKMSLVMGQKQQLLWDLPAIDSLRINAAVYELTDAEFRQRVGEFTELLNLEGKLSQPVRKLSLGERMKAELLAALLHHPQVLFLDEPTLGLDVNAQEAVRGFLRAYNQRYRATILLTSHYMADVTALCPRAILIAKGNIFFDGSLDGLQAQFAPYREVKVELVQPLPEEKLSAFGELQSVDGREVRFCVLREDLTAMTARLLGQLDLLDLTVTDPPIEATIGRLFRQSNQSSAESAADTVR